Proteins co-encoded in one Vigna radiata var. radiata cultivar VC1973A unplaced genomic scaffold, Vradiata_ver6 scaffold_371, whole genome shotgun sequence genomic window:
- the LOC106780146 gene encoding LRR receptor-like serine/threonine-protein kinase GSO2 yields the protein MYWRKMKSVRVCFLIFLLLETMCCQGCWKEEKETLLDLRSRLDDLFSWDVDTDCCEWERVYCNSSTGRVAELYLDGPWKSTEQYINYSDFSVFKDLKNLSLPFNNIVGCVGDAELPNLERLRMLEMFNNKLDTAASIISCLDGLPSLKYLYLGYNMLNTSSLKNAFESLSPKLRSNLEVLDISGNDLTNDILPFLEGFKSLKELYLANNRLESDLHFEGLCSTLRNLEFLDFSANNFRHTDIGSTLSGLSSLKFLNLEMNELSWKSIYRLSTFSSLKNLDLSFNQINNFVVQEGLQSTSTLEVLALDGNVIDGKKLKESLRTLSSIKMLSMRENIFKGAIVARDFHDLKNLESLILDYSSYLENDFFQSIGDLTSLKVLSLVECHINGTLPAADWFMLNKLEELDLSSNDFEGLLPSSFVNMTSLRTLKLSYNYFIGNFASNLASLTSLEYFGFEKNQFEVPISFTPFANHSNLKFIYGEDNKVVMDSQLHMQHWIPKFQLQVISLSSTTETNSIPFPNFLFYQYNLTSLDFTNCKLEGEFPNWLLENNTQLEEISVRDCSFNGNFKLPSHPLLNIRRIDVSDNNITGQILGSNISSIFPNLKFLNMSINDIQGSIPHEFSQMEFSELDLSDNNLSGEIPKNISRDKLIILNLSNNKLHGSVFPTLSTLKNLEELYLDRNSLSGSIDSFSTTSLVALDLSNNHFVGNLPSVMGNFSTLAMLSLSNNNLGGSISTRFVELNKLEYLDISGNNFFGFLPCFANSSVKFIHMSNNRFSGLSKSTFKSSSLMILDLSYNRITSQIQDMILDLKDSSLNILILKGNNFSGHIPQHVCQLKELFILDLSSNNLSGLLPSCLGKMSFEDENIEELGLDGGLPIYDYKSVSIKVFPNAKEKVNFTTKKTSYTYKGNILGYMSGIDLSNNKLNGNIPFEFGNLTKIRALNLSYNDLIGEIPTSFSNLEQIESLDLSFNKLSGQIPPQLNRLHFLAIFSVAHNLTGETPERKGQFITFDESSYEDNPFLCGLPLSKSCNPYIQPHAISPNSSHTDGCNCSFVDMFVFWISFGVSCTSTFLVTTTILYINPYWRRRWFYNIELVYANCYYFIKDNFAEVFRL from the exons ATGTATTGGAGAAAAATGAAGAGTGTGAGAGTGTGTTTcctcattttccttttattggAAACAATGTGTTGTCAAGGATGTtggaaggaagagaaagaaacactTTTGGACCTACGTTCCCGTTTGGACGATCTTTTCTCATGGGACGTGGACACAGATTGTTGTGAATGGGAACGAGTGTACTGCAACTCATCCACAGGGAGAGTGGCGGAACTCTATCTTGATGGTCCATGGAAGTCAACAGaacaatatattaattactCGGATTTTTCTGTCTTCAAAGATTTGAAGAACCTCTCCTTGCCATTTAACAATATAGTTGGTTGTGTTGGGGATGCAG AGTTGCCAAATCTCGAACGCCTTCGCATGTTAGAAATGTTTAATAACAAGCTGGATACTGCTGCGAGTATTATATCTTGTTTGGATGGCCTTCCATCTCTTAAGTATCTTTATTTAGGATATAACATGTTGAATACATCTTCATTAAAAAATG CTTTTGAAAGTCTTTCACCAAAGCTGCGTAGTAATTTGGAGGTCCTTGACATAAGTGGGAACGATTTGACTAATGACATCTTGCCATTCCTTGAGGGATTCAAATCTTTAAAGGAACTTTATTTGGCTAATAATCGATTGGAATCGGATCTTCactttgaag GTTTATGCTCAACATTGAGGAATCTTGAGTTCCTTGACTTTTCCGCCAACAACTTCAGGCACACTGATATTGGCTCTACTCTTAGTGGACTCTCATCCctcaagtttttaaatttagaaatgaaTGAATTAAGTTGGAAATCAATTTACA GATTATCCACTTTCTCGAGTCTGAAGAATCTCGATCTAAGTTTCAATCAAATCAACAATTTTGTGGTCCAGGAAG GCCTACAAAGTACAAGCACATTGGAGGTCCTTGCTTTAGATGGGAATGTGATAGATGGAAAGAAGTTAAAGGAATCTCTACGAACTTTATCATCAATTAAGATGCTTTCTATGCGTGAGAATATATTTAAAGGAGCAATTGTTGCTCGAG ATTTTCATGATTTAAAAAACCTAGAAAGTTTGATATTGGATTACAGTTCTTACctggaaaatgatttttttcaaagtATTGGAGATTTGACTTCATTGAAAGTTTTGTCTCTTGTGGAATGTCACATAAATGGCACACTTCCTGCAGCTG atTGGTTTATGCTGAATAAGCTAGAAGAGTTAGATTTATCCTCTAATGACTTTGAAGGATTACTTCCGTCGTCTTTTGTAAACATGACATCTCTTCGAACACTGAAATTATCTTATAATTACTTCATTGGAAATTTTGCTTCTAACCTTGCAAGTCTTACTTCACTTGAATATTTTGGTTTCGAAAAAAACCAATTTGAGGTACCTATTTCTTTCACACCATTTGCCAATCATTCAAATCTCAAGTTCATTTATGGTGAAGACAACAAAGTCGTTATGGACTCACAACTCCATATGCAACATTGGATTCCAAAATTTCAATTACAAGTAATTAGTTTGTCCTCAACAACAGAGACAAATTCTATTCCTTTccccaattttcttttttaccaatATAACTTAACTAGTCTGGATTTTACCAATTGCAAGTTGGAAGGAGAATTTCCTAACTGGTTGTTGGAAAATAACACACAATTGGAAGAAATTAGTGTCAGAGATTGCTCTTTTAATGGTAATTTTAAGTTACCATCACATCCTCTTCTCAATATAAGGAGGATTGATGTGTCTGACAATAACATAACTGGTCAGATTCTTGGCAGCAACATCAGTTCAATCTttccaaatttgaaatttctGAACATGTCTATAAATGACATCCAAGGTTCAATTCCTCATGAATTCAGCCAAATGGAGTTTTCGGAATTGGATCTTTCTGATAATAATTTGTCAGGAGAAATACCAAAGAATATATCTCGTGATAAGCTCATAATTTTGAACCTTTCAAATAATAAGCTACATGGATCAGTGTTTCCTACTTTATCGACTTTGAAGAACTTGGAAGAGTTGTATTTGGACAGAAATAGTCTTTCTGGAAGTATAGATAGTTTTTCTACCACATCGTTGGTGGCCTTGGATCTAAGCAATAATCATTTTGTGGGAAATTTACCGAGTGTGATGGGAAACTTTTCGACGTTAGCAATGCTTTCATTGTCAAACAATAATCTGGGAGGATCTATTTCAACAAGATTTGTGGAACTGAACAAACTGGAATATCTAGACATCTCAGGAAATAATTTCTTTGGTTTTTTACCGTGTTTTGCTAATTCTTCCGTGAAATTTATCCACATGAGCAATAATAGGTTTTCTGGCTTGTCCAAATCGACATTCAAAAGTTCTTCGTTGATGATTCTTGACCTTAGTTACAATAGAATAACCAGTCAAATTCAAGACATGATATTGGACCTCAAAGATTCATCATTGAACATTCTCATATTGAAAGGTAATAACTTTTCAGGACATATACCACAACATGTATGCCAGTTGAAAGAACTATTTATACTAGACCTTTCATCTAATAATCTTTCTGGTTTGTTACCTAGTTGCTTGGGGAAAATGTCTTTTGAGGACGAGAACATTGAGGAATTAGGTCTTGATGGTGGTCTTCCTATTTATGATTATAAAAGCGTATCGATTAAGGTATTTccaaatgcaaaagaaaaggtgAACTTCACTACAAAGAAAACATCGTATACTTACAAAGGGAATATCCTTGGTTATATGTCGGGAATTGATTTATccaataacaaattaaatgGGAATATTCCATTTGAATTTGGAAACTTGACAAAAATTAGAGCATTGAACTTGTCCTACAATGATTTAATTGGAGAAATTCCAACTTCATTTTCCAATTTGGAACAAATAGAGAGTTTGGATCTTTCTTTTAACAAGTTGAGTGGTCAAATTCCTCCTCAACTAAATAGATTACACTTTCTTGCCATATTTAGTGTAGCACATAACTTAACTGGTGAAACACCAGAAAGGAAAGGTCAGTTTATTACATTTGACGAAAGCAGTTATGAAGATAATCCTTTTCTTTGTGGACTGCCACTATCAAAAAGTTGCAATCCTTATATACAACCACATGCTATTTCACCAAATAGCTCTCACACTGATGGGTGCAATTGCAGTTTCGTTGACATGTTTGTGTTCTGGATAAGTTTTGGTGTGTCTTGCACATCAACATTCTTGGTAACTACAACAATTCTCTATATTAATCCTTACTGGAGACGAAGATGGTTCTATAATATAGAATTGGTGTATGCAAAttgttactattttataaagGACAATTTTGCTGAAGTTTTTAGATTGTAG